GCGGTCGAGCAGGCCCTGCAGATCGCCGACGAGGCGGACGACGCGGAGATCACCGTGCTGACCGTCGGTCCCGAGGACGCCAAGGACGCCCTGCGCAAGGCGCTGTCCATGGGCGCGGACAAGGCCATCCACGTCGAGGACGACGACCTGCACGGCACGGACATCATCGGTACGTCGCTGGTGCTGGCGAAGGCGATCGAGAAGGCAGGCTACGACCTGGTGATCTCGGGCATGGCGTCCACGGACGGCACGGCGGGTGTGGTGCCGGCGCTGCTGGCCGAGCGTCTGGGCGTGCCGCAGGTCACGCTGCTCTCCGAGGTGTCGGTGGCGGACGGCAAGATCACGGGCCGCCGGGACGGCGACGCCGCATCCGAGCAGCTGGAGGCCGCGCTGCCCGCCGTCGTGTCGGTCACCGACCAGTCGGGCGAGGCGCGCTACCCGTCCTTCAAGGGCATCATGGCCGCCAAGAAGAAGCCGGTTCAGGCCTGGGATCTGTCGGATCTGGACCTGGAGGCCGAGGACGTGGGCCTGGAGGGTGCCTGGACGAAGGTCGACTCGGCCACCGAGCGTCCCGCGCGCACCGCGGGCACGATCGTCAAGGACGAGGGCGAGGGCGGCAAGCAGCTCGCCGAGTTCCTCGCGGGCCAGAAGTTCATCTAGTCCCCCTCCCCCGATTCGCTGACACCTCAAGGAAACTGGAAGAGTCATGGCTGAAGTTCTCGTCTATGTCGACCACGTGGACGGTGCCGTCCGCAAGCCCACTCTTGAGCTGCTGACGCTGGCCCGCCGGATCGGTGAGCCCGTCGCGCTGGCGCTGGGCAACGGCGCCGCGGAGACCGCCGGTGTCCTGGCCGAGCACGGCGCGGTGAAGGTACTGACCGCCGATGCCGCCGAGTTCGCCGACTACCTCGTCGTGCCGAAGGTGGACGCGCTGCAGGCCGCCTACGAGGCCGTGTCCCCGGCCGCCGTGCTGGTGCCGTCGTCCGCCGAGGGCAAGGAGATCGCGGCGCGCCTCGCGGTCCGTATCGAGGCCGGTCTGATCACCGACGCGGTCGACCTGGAGGCCTCCGCGGAGGGACCGGTCGCCACGCAGTCGGCGTTCGCCGCCTCCTACAGCACCAAGTCCCGCGTCTCCAAGGGCACTCCGGTGATCACGGTCAAGCCCAACAGCGCGGCCGTGGAGGCCGCCCCGGCCGCCGGCGTTGTCGAGGCGCTGGCCGTGTCCTTCTCGGCGCAGGCCACCGGCACCAAGGTGACCGGGCGTACGCCGCGTGAGTCGACCGGGCGTCCGGAGCTGACCGAGGCCGCGATCGTGGTCTCCGGCGGCCGTGGTGTGAACGGCGCGGAGAACTTCCACCTCATCGAGTCGCTGGCCGACTCGCTCGGTGCGGCCGTCGGCGCCTCGCGTGCCGCGGTGGACGCGGGCTGGTACCCGCACTCCAACCAGGTCGGCCAGACCGGCAAGAGCGTCTCGCCGCAGCTGTACATCGCCTCGGGCATCTCCGGTGCGATCCAGCACCGGGCGGGCATGCAGACCTCCAAGACGATCGTGGCGATCAACAAGGACGCCGAAGCCCCGATCTTCGACCTGGTCGACTACGGCGTGGTCGGCGACCTCTTCGACGTCGTCCCCGCCCTGACCGAAGAGGTCAACACCCGCAAGGGCTGACCACTTGCAGCAACACACCAGCATCATCTGGAGTGGCGGAGGGCCGAGGTCAGGTCGTCGAGGTGCCCGGCGACCGGGCCCAGGGTCAGCAGTCCGCTGCCGGCCCCCGCCAACTCACCTGCTGCCGACGTCAGTTCGGCGCGGGCTCGCTCCATCGTCTCCCGGTCGCCGACGGCGATCGCCGCCCGCCCCGTCAGGCACCACAGGGCTTCGAGCAGCAGGTCGCGGGGCGGGTCCGGGAGCAGACGCAGTGCCTTCGCCGCCGCGTCGCGGCGGTCCTGGGACAGCAGGACGAAGGGGCGGGCCCACGGTTCGTAGGGCCCCCAGTCCGTGTTCTCGTCCAGTCCCCGATCGATCCCTGCCTCGATCGGCAGGTCGGCCTGCGCCTCGGCCGGGGTCGGCCGGCCGTGGCGCAGGCACAGCAGGGCGAGCGGCAG
This Streptomyces sp. NBC_01283 DNA region includes the following protein-coding sequences:
- a CDS encoding electron transfer flavoprotein subunit beta, with the protein product MSLRIVVTVKYVPDATGDRHFADDLTVDRDDVDGLLSELDEYAVEQALQIADEADDAEITVLTVGPEDAKDALRKALSMGADKAIHVEDDDLHGTDIIGTSLVLAKAIEKAGYDLVISGMASTDGTAGVVPALLAERLGVPQVTLLSEVSVADGKITGRRDGDAASEQLEAALPAVVSVTDQSGEARYPSFKGIMAAKKKPVQAWDLSDLDLEAEDVGLEGAWTKVDSATERPARTAGTIVKDEGEGGKQLAEFLAGQKFI
- a CDS encoding electron transfer flavoprotein subunit alpha/FixB family protein, translated to MAEVLVYVDHVDGAVRKPTLELLTLARRIGEPVALALGNGAAETAGVLAEHGAVKVLTADAAEFADYLVVPKVDALQAAYEAVSPAAVLVPSSAEGKEIAARLAVRIEAGLITDAVDLEASAEGPVATQSAFAASYSTKSRVSKGTPVITVKPNSAAVEAAPAAGVVEALAVSFSAQATGTKVTGRTPRESTGRPELTEAAIVVSGGRGVNGAENFHLIESLADSLGAAVGASRAAVDAGWYPHSNQVGQTGKSVSPQLYIASGISGAIQHRAGMQTSKTIVAINKDAEAPIFDLVDYGVVGDLFDVVPALTEEVNTRKG